The following DNA comes from Pseudomonas triticicola.
TAACCTGATCCAGGTGATCTACGCGAAGAACCCGACCGAGGTGGATTACACCCAGTACGGCATCAAAGACGCGCTGCTGGTGGACAACACCGGTGTATGGCGTGACGCCGATGGACTGGGTCAGCACCTGGCCTGCCCGGGCATCGACCGCGTTGTTCTGACCGCGCCTGGCAAGGGCAAGCTGAAGAACATCGTTCACGGCATCAACCACGGTGAAATCACCGCTGACGACAAGATCGTCTCGGCTGCTTCCTGCACCACCAACGCCATCGTGCCGGTGCTCAAAGCGGTCAACGACAAGTTCGGCATCATCAACGGTCACGTCGAAACCGTTCACTCGTACACCAACGACCAGAACCTGATCGACAACTTCCACAAGGGCGATCGCCGTGGCCGCAGCGCCGCGCTGAACATGGTGATCACCGAGACCGGCGCCGCTACCGCTGCTGCCAAGGCTCTGCCTGAGCTGGCCGGCAAGCTGACCGGTAACGCGATCCGCGTTCCGACGCCAAACGTGTCGATGGCCATTCTCAACCTCAACCTTGAGAAAGCCGCCACCCGTGAAGAGATGAACGAGTACCTGCGCTACATGGCGCTGCACTCCGAGCTGCACAAGCAGATCGACTTCGTCAATTCGCAGGAAGTGGTGTCGACCGACTTCGTCGGCTCGCGTCACGCCGGTGTGGTCGATGCTGAAGCGACCATCGTGCAGGACAACCGCGTCGTTCTGTACGTTTGGTACGACAACGAGTTCGGCTACAGCTGCCAGGTAGTTCGCGTAATGGAAGACATGGCTGATGTGAATCCGCCAGCGTTCCCGCGCTAAGCCTCAGGCTTGAATGAAAACGCCCCGGCATTTGTCGGGGCGTTTTTGTTTGTGGGCCTGTTGGATCTTCAGCGTCCTTGCCGGCCTCTTCGCGAGCACGCTCGCTCCCACACTGGATCAGTGTCGTTCACAATCTTCTGTGGGAGCGAGCCTGCTCGCGAAAGCATTCTGTCAGGCGCCGCTGGCTACCGAAGCCTGCGCCGTGCGCAACTCATGCCGGTTGCCACGGAACAGCACCAGTGTCGCAATCAACCCCAACACCGCCGCGCCACTGAGCCAGATCCCCGGTGCTGCCTTGTTGTCCAGCACGTGGATCAGGTAGGTACACGCCGCCGGGGTAAAGCCGCCGAACGTCGCCGTCGCCAGGCTGTAGGCCAGCGAGAAACCGGTCGTGCGCACTTCCACCGGCATGATCTCGGTCAGCGCCACCACCATCGCGCCGTTGTACGAGCCATAAAGAAACGACAGCCACAGTTCGACAATCAGCAAATGGCTGAAGCTCGGGTTCGCCACCAGCCACGACAGCGCCGGATACGCCGTCAGGATCGCCAGAATCGTCGCTGCCAACAGCAAGGGTTTGCGGCCGATCTTGTCGGACAGCGCGCCCATCACCGGTAGCCAGAAGAAATTCGACAAGCCGATGCACACCGTCACCAGCAAGGCGTCGAGGTCCGAAAGATGCAGCTCGGCCTTGCCGAACGTCGGCGTGTACGCAGTGATCAGGTAGAACGACACCGTGGTCATCACCACCAGCGCCATGCCGGCAATGACGACGCCGAAGTTCTGGCCGATCGAGCGGACGATCTCGCCGAGGGTAGGGCGGTGGGTGCGCGCCTGGAATTCTGGAGTTTCTTCCAGCGAGCGACGGATGAAGAAAATCACCGGCACGATCATGCAGCCGATCAGGAACGGCACGCGCCAGCCCCATTCGCCCATTTGCTCCGGACTCAGCCAGTGGTTGAGGCCAACGCCGAGCAGGCCGGCGAACACCACGGCTGCCTGTTGGCTGGCCGACTGCCAACTGACGAAAAAGCCTTTACGCCCCGGCGTAGAGATTTCCGCCAGATACACCGACACGCCGCCCAGTTCCACGCCCGCTGAGAAGCCTTGCAACAGACGGCCGAACAACACCAGTAGCGGCGCGGCGACACCGAGCGTCGCGTAGCCGGGCACGCAAGCAATCAGCACCGTACCGGCGGCCATCATCGCCAAGGTGATGATCAGCCCTTTGCGCCGTCCGTGTCGGTCGATATAGGCGCCGAGGAAAATGGCCCCCAGCGGGCGCATCAGGAAGCCGGCGCCGAAGGTCGCCAGCGACAGCATCAGCGAAGCGAACGCGCTGTCGGTGGGGAAGAAGGTTTTGGCGATGGCCGTGGCATAGAAGCCGTAGACCATGAAGTCGAACATTTCGAGGAAGTTGCCGCTGACAACGCGAAAGATCGCTTTGCCTTTGCCCGTGGTGGAGGACATGGGAGGTACTCACTGTTCAATTTTGTATAAAGGCGTTGCAGCCATGGGGAAGCGAGCGG
Coding sequences within:
- a CDS encoding glyceraldehyde-3-phosphate dehydrogenase; this translates as MWKVTVTQKPDQCLGEWIDREALAEAMIPLIGQLYRNNNVVSSIYGRSLINQSVIAILKAHRFARHRSSDDSELSVHETFPLLKAMSELKLGAASVDLGKLAFKFRNEGNGRSAEQFVREEMADVVGQQNASARKGTDVVLYGFGRIGRLLARILIEKTGGGDGLRLRAIVVRKGAENDLTKRASLLRRDSVHGSFNGTITIDEENNTITANGNLIQVIYAKNPTEVDYTQYGIKDALLVDNTGVWRDADGLGQHLACPGIDRVVLTAPGKGKLKNIVHGINHGEITADDKIVSAASCTTNAIVPVLKAVNDKFGIINGHVETVHSYTNDQNLIDNFHKGDRRGRSAALNMVITETGAATAAAKALPELAGKLTGNAIRVPTPNVSMAILNLNLEKAATREEMNEYLRYMALHSELHKQIDFVNSQEVVSTDFVGSRHAGVVDAEATIVQDNRVVLYVWYDNEFGYSCQVVRVMEDMADVNPPAFPR
- a CDS encoding MFS transporter, with translation MSSTTGKGKAIFRVVSGNFLEMFDFMVYGFYATAIAKTFFPTDSAFASLMLSLATFGAGFLMRPLGAIFLGAYIDRHGRRKGLIITLAMMAAGTVLIACVPGYATLGVAAPLLVLFGRLLQGFSAGVELGGVSVYLAEISTPGRKGFFVSWQSASQQAAVVFAGLLGVGLNHWLSPEQMGEWGWRVPFLIGCMIVPVIFFIRRSLEETPEFQARTHRPTLGEIVRSIGQNFGVVIAGMALVVMTTVSFYLITAYTPTFGKAELHLSDLDALLVTVCIGLSNFFWLPVMGALSDKIGRKPLLLAATILAILTAYPALSWLVANPSFSHLLIVELWLSFLYGSYNGAMVVALTEIMPVEVRTTGFSLAYSLATATFGGFTPAACTYLIHVLDNKAAPGIWLSGAAVLGLIATLVLFRGNRHELRTAQASVASGA